The sequence ATAAACAAAAAAACACTTTCTTCATATCTTACTATTATATCAACTTTAATCAAGACATTTTACTGAGAAGAAAAATCTACAATGTGTGGTCTTTGTAGACAACTGCTATGGAGAATTTGTCAAGAGCATAGAAGCAATTGCTATACCCGATAATTTATAATTTTGTGTGATTTTCTGTGTAACATGTTATTCTATGTATAATCATTGACCTCTAGATTTATGACTCTTATTTATAGTAGAGTGATTTAGAATGATTATAATAATTGATGATACATATAATCATTTACTTCTTTGAGAATGGCATTGGATAAACATAGTCTTTATATGTTTTGACCGACCCTTACAATGATCACAAGTGGTTTTACCACAATATAAACTTGTTTTTCGTTATGATTGTCTTTTTTTCTGCAATAGTTGTTAAAAGAACCAGTTAATTTTGAGGATTCTTAAATGGATTGGTGACAGGTGTTTAAGTAATTCGTGGTTGTAAGACATCATTTCTCGGAATCAACTTTGTCTTTTGTTGTCCTTGAGATGTTTATTTGAGAATTATTTGGAGATGATTTATGGCTCTTATTTACAAAAGATTTATAGCTCTTATTTACAGTAGAGCAATTTAGAATGATTATAATAATTGAAGATACATATAATCATTTACTTCTTCGAGAATGACATTGGATAAACATAGTCATTATATGCTTTGATCGACCCTTATAGTGATCACAAGTGGTATTACCACAGTATAAACTTGTTTTTTCGTTATGATTGTCTTTTTTTCTGCAGTAGTTGTTAAAAGAACCAGTTAATTTTGGGGATTCTTAAATGGATTGGTGACATCTGTTTAAGTAATCTGTGGCTGTAATTCTTAAATGAATGTTTTAGAGATGATTTATGGCTCTTATTTACAATAGAACAACTTAGAATAATTATGATAATTGAAGATACATATAATCATTTACTTCTTCGAGAATGGCATTGGTATTACCACAGTATAAACTTGTTTTTCATTATGATTGTCTTTTTTTTTCTGCAGTAGTTGTTAAAACAACCAGTTAATTTTGGGGATTCTTAAATGGATTGGTGATGGGTGTTTAAGTAATATTTGGTTGTAACACATCATTTTTGGGAATCACCTTTCTCTTTTGTTGTCCTTGAAATGTTTATTTGAGAATTATTTGCACAGTCTTTTTGCTTATTTTAAGCATAgggcaaaaatttgaaaatattcgcATGTCGGGAAAAGATTAAACTTCACCCGCCATAAACCTTGTCTATTTTTTGTATGTGATTACTCTTTGCATTAACAATAATGACTACTGTTTCCAGATTTTTACAAATGACTTATACATCAGTTATGTTCTCTAACTTGTGAATCATTTCCTCTACAAAATTATGTCATTTTAGGCAAGGTAAGGGAGATTGAATTGAGATTGTTCAATAAAGGTAAAAAAAATCATTCTATTTCTATCTACCATCTGCAATTTTCATATACAATTTATTCCACAAATTTGCTCACTTCATTTGGTTTCCTCCCACTGCAGGATTCATTCTTCCATTTCTTCACAGATTTTCGATTCGCTCACTCAACATTTGCAGTTCCACCTTTCGTTCTCCCACACCATAAACGTTGTTGCTAAATCTTCCTATTCTAAACATTTCGCTTCTCGCCTTCCCCAAGTTTTGTAAAATGCAATTATTTTTACTTATTGGAGCTTCAGTTGCATATTTTCACTTGTTGTTCAATATTTTTACTCTTCACTGCTGTTTCAgtcattccattcttaaatttttTCCCCCCATTCAACCTCGCCTATCGACGACCTGTTGCAAGCACTTCACCTGCAACTGCTAGTTACTTTGTAACGGCTGTATGGTCCataacaggcctggaatttgacagtcacccctacctgtcatatgaattttttatgacggtttagtcatttcaatgcctttcatttgacattttaagaaaaaatttaactgtcaaaaaatataaaaatagaagattgaagcaatgaaaatcaatgcacatctttcttgggaagaaatgaaaatcattatcttaatgagaaaataatgataaattagtaatatatgcaaaaatcttaaatttactaaataagtttctaaattaatacactaatttatatattatatattaacattaaatgatgatcaattaataattactaatttagtaataataaacatttaaattttaaaattatatatattatgacaagtttctataacaatcttattaaatatatttaaaaaattaaattgactaagtttctaaattcatatataaaaaaaaatagaatatattataaaaattcatattaatatattttatcaattatattctatcatttcaattatgacaagtttctaaattcatatgaaaaaataaaactattcttaaaaatcatattaaaatattataaaattagaaacaactacatccttccatattctaaatccttcaatttcaaaatattctatataaatttgtatttttataataaacattctaaactaatatatattacctattatattttttttacagAAGTGTCATCTATACGATTCTAAAAAACATGTCAATGCATAcattctactaattttttaagttgtcaaatatgattcaaaagtgaaaaaacggccattttgcctgtcaaattccaggcctcgGCCATAGCTTGCTCGCTGCCATTCTATTTTATAAAATTTCATTGCATCATatcgatttttttaaaaattgtttaaattGAGCAATATTATCGGCACATCTTCCGGATAGCTTTCGCCCTTTCTTATTTTCTTTTGCGTTCCCTACCTGGCTGCGTATCGACTTGGATCGACTGCGATGGTCTGCATGTGACTTTTTCATGCGTTCTCCAGTGATGTtatagggttttagggtttaaaAAGTGTTCAGGATAAGTCAGACTCTTCTTGTTATAAGAGTTTAGAGTTTGGGGAAAATAGTTAAGAAATTAAGCGATGgctatttggtttgaactttgggGGGTTTGCCTCCTTTCGAAAATGACAACTTCAACTTACTTGTCTGTTGACTAATATTTCCAATCATATCCCAGCTATAAACGAGGATAGCTTGCTTTCTGCGATAGTTTTGGCAACAAATTCTGCTTCCAACCCGCTTAGGGTTTTTTTGAATTCTGACAATACAGTGAATGAAGTAATAACTTAGTCTGCAAATGATAATTTTTCTGGGGAAGACGATTCCCTTCCAAATTCATCTACCCTGAAGTAGTTTTTTTGGCGGAGGAAGCGTACGACTAGGACGATAAAGAAATTCACATTGATCTACAAATTCTAGAAATTTTGACCCAGTTTGGCAAAACTCCACGAACGGCTGACTCTTCACTCGAAATGTCGATGAAAGAGGGTTTTGATATTTATTCATGCATGGAAGGCTCGTTTCTGCTGGTCCCGTTTTCCCCTTCGGACAAGGATGCCCTGCTCAAGGGAGGCCCGTGGTTTTGGGGTAAGGCATTTTTAGGTCTAAGCCTAGGGTATAAAGAATTGAACCATCTCATCGAGTCGTATCCAGTCTCTCTTTTTGAGGTAAGGCTTCCAAATTTTCTCGTTTAGTTTGGAGTGAGGAGTGCCTTTCCTCCATTAAATTTTTTTGGGCATTTATTCCGTGTTCTTGATTTGGAACAACTGTTTAGATATTTTACATTAATAAGAATTTTGGTATGTTTTgacttattaaataaattagtaaaAGAAATTTGTTTAAAAATTAGTAGTAGAATCTGAATGCAACAACTTGATCATTAGGCATTGTCTTCAGATGCCAATCCTGTTATGCTACAGTTCACTTGGCTGCCAGTTCAAATTCTTCAAATATTTGTCCTTCTCCCTCGAGAAAGGCCACTTGATAGAGAGGGGCAAATTTGTGGCACAATATAGTCACGAGGCATTGTCTTCAGATGCAAATCCTGTTATGCCACAGGTCACTTGGCTGCCAGTTCAATTTCTTCAAATATTTGTCCTCCTCCCTCGAGAAGGGCCACTTGATAGAGGGGGGCAAATCTGTGGCACAATATAGTCCAAGAGGCATATCTGAAAATCCTGTTATGCCACAGGTCACTTGACTGCCAGTTCAAATTCTTCAAATATTTGTCCTCCTCCCTCGAGAAAGGCCAGTTGATAGAGGGGCAAATCTATCGCACAATATAGTCCACGAGGCATTGTCTTCATATGCAAATTCTGTTATGCCACAGGTCACTTGACTGCCAGTTCAAATTCTTCAAATATTTGTCCTCATCCCTCGAGAAAGGCCACTTGATAAAGAGGGCCAAATCTGTGGCACAATATAGTTCATTCCAATTCAATGAAAGATACACTCTCTCTGAAACTTCCACAAATACTAAGTCTTTTGTTTCCTCTTATTCCACATTGTCTCCCTCTAGGCAATCTTCACCTAAAAAATGTTGATTCCCTCTTAATTCTATTGCTGTTTCCAGTGCCCCTGCAAGTGTCAAAGGGACACCCTCTTTGGAGATCTGGTTCCCATTTCAAATAATCCTCTTGACAACTCTGTTGAATGAgtcattatttaaaaaaatcaatctAATAAAAAACACATATTTTGGAAGCAAGATGACACTCCATTGTCATGCTAAAAAGAGTTGGCCTAAATTCATTAGTTTCTATATAATCTTCATTTCACTCTTTTGTTGTTTTGGGAGTCCTGGATGGATCATATTGTTAGCTCCCTAATGTTCATGAATCATGGGCGTGAACCATAAAATATTCTCTAGGCAAATTATAACAGTAAGCacacatttaaaaaaattatttgttagatattggtaatatatatatatattgatgatatgtcaaaatattcattaataaatgatatttttaacagtccataaaataaaaaaattaattgaactGTTTATAAGATATGTGATAAAATTTCCATTGCAGATCCTCTTAAAAGAATATTTATTTTACAAGATTCATCTACAATGTTTAAGTGTATGGATTTAAATGTAATAATATTTTAGAAATGTAGAGTTAAATTGCTATTATCCGTTTACCCATTGAACTGTGGGAAACGTCCACCAACTCCTCTTGCATTTATATCTGAGCCAGGCTGATTTTAGAAAACTAGGAAGTGCATCCATCTCACTTTCTATCTCGCTCTCCATTTCGGGGCAGTCTTCTATGCACAGTGTTTGAATGTTTACCAGCTCAACAATGCCCCTTATGTTCCTCACCTTTTCACAGCATGCCAATGTAACGTGCCTGACTGTACTTGAGAGGACTTGTATCTCTGTTAAGTGGTCATTATGGTAAAGGTAGAGAGTGTTGAGGCTGGGACAACAACCTTCAGAGATGGAAATCTTGGATAATTCAGTTCTTTCTATAGAGATCTTCTCAAGGTTGCACAGCGAACCAGGAGATGATCCTGCCCCAAGTTCTAATTCACTGACTGGGCAACCAGATATTTTCAGCTCTCGAAGGCTAACCAGTTGGCCAACTGATTTTGGTAGCGACTTTATTCCCAGGGAACTTAGTGCTAAATTTTCTAAGAGTTTAAGACGCCCCAGAGAGTCAGGTAAACATTCCAGCCTTCTACAACCCATAATTGTAAGATTATTCAAGGAGCACAAATCTCCAAGAGATGTTGGCAGGCTTGTCAATAAGTCACTCTCGATATGCAACTCTCGCAACTTGCTCAGTTGACCAATGTTGACTGGTAGCTCCCTTAATCTATATGTATTAGATAAAAGGAGCTCTGTCAAGGAGGCCTGATTTGTAATGTGACATGGCAACTCTTCCAATTGTGTGCAGTGAGAAAGGCTCAAATTCTCCAGCTTTGTCATGTCTTCCATAATGTCTGACTCCATGGTGAGTTCGTAGAATCCTTCCAAGAGGAGATGTCGTAGGAGTGTGAGCTTCTTAAAAGAGGCTGGTAACCTCCTCAACTCCCTGCATCCCGACAAATATAGATGCTGCAGGTTGCTCAGATCGCCAAAACTATCAGGTAATGATGATAGCTGACAACCCCTCAACTCCAGGTGCTCCAACGATTGAAGAAGGCAAAACTCTCTTGGCAGACTCTTCAACTTGTGCAATAATTTGGATCCTCCCTGCCTGTCGAGCATTGTTTAAATACAAATTTTACTATTAAAGAAATAAGGTaaagaaataaaattttgattttattttactattaaaatgattaaatacagTCATCAAATTTACCCGCCATCGACAACTATCTTTTTTAAATGCTTGAGAGATCCTATTGACTCTGGCAATCTTTGAAATTCGGTGCATCCAGAAATAACCAACTCTCTTAATTGAATGGGAGCCTGCATCAcattttgaggaaaagttgttaaACATATAACAATTATTTTTGAAAACATTGTAATAAAAATTGTAATAGCAGAAATGAAAAATGCTTACATCGCTGGAATCTTTCCAAAGCTCTTCTAAGTGATGATCTCCTCCAACCACTTCATAGAGTTCTAAAACCCTCAAACTTTTCAGTGAAGGCCTTGATGGAAGATTTCTCTGCCCAATTTCAAACCAGCGAAGCCAGAGCAGCTCTTTTGATGCTTCACTAATTAATTGATTCAGATTAGGTCCTTTAAACACAATAATCTTTAGTCCAGCTAAAAAAGGCACTAGAGTCGAGATTCCTTGGCTTCTGTTGACCATGAGCTCCTCATATGAGGAGTAATCCCCAAGCTCCTCCTGAAATGTGGCGATTTCTCGAACACGGTATTCTATCTAAATGGGAAAATCATAaaattttcagaaaaaagaagGCAATAAAAACTCCTCGAAGAAATCAAAGAAACAAAGTAAGTAAAAAAACAAACCATATATTTAGCCAAAGAATTCCACTGCAATCGAGCTGAGGTGGTCATTATTCCTCGAATGCTGATTCTTTTCTAAATCAAATTAAAAACTCTAATAAGATAGACAAAACTTTGTTGGAGCAATctcacacacataaatatatagACAAAAAAGAATCCCCTGCAAGTTGTTATTCATTAGAAAAAAACCTTACTTCTACATgtttcaaaaaaaaccaaaaaaaaccttaCTTCTACATGTTTCTCAAAATTAACAGTCAGCTGGTGGGGAAGCCAAAGACGATAAGGTGACTGTTGACTTGAAATTTCCCTTCCCAAATCTCTGAAGTGGTCATGCATTTTTATGCAATCCATTTCATCTACCTCAAGAAGACACCTGTTCACCAGCGTTTCCAAACTGCACAGACCACTCCACTTTGATCCTTCCCATACTTCAATTGCCAAACTTTTCTCTTCTCCAATAAAAAAACAAGCTGCATCCAAAAATGCTTCTTTCTCCTCATAATCTAGGGCATCGTAACTTACTTTTAGCCTATTTTTAACATCAGCTGGAAGTATTCTAACAATCTTTTGTAATTGACTCTCCCAATAATCTTTGTTGGATTTGCCATATAGCTGTGCTCCAAATACTCTGAGTGACAACGGTAAGCCATCACAAACCTTGACAAATTTTTCAACAAGCTTCTCAAATCCCTCAACTGGACAGGGTCTTAAAAAAGCATGCCAACAAAAAAGCTGTTTGGCATGAATTTCATTTAGTGCTCTCATTTTGTATATACAGGAGATGCCCCAACATGTGAGAACTTCCCTTTCACGTGTTGTCACAATGATGAGGCTGCCCCATCCAAGGCTGCCTCGTGGTGGCAAAAGTGCATCCAGCTGGctaatgtgatccacatcatcaaGAACAATGAAAACCCTAGCAGATCTTAAACGCCTTGCAAGAATTCCCTTGCCTTGCTCAATATTGTCTAATGTTTCATCTTTGATACCAAGGTCGTCAAGGAGTTTTATTTGCTTGTTATGCAACAGCCCTTTGGAAGCAGCATCACGAACATCAAAAAGGAAACTGGACCTCTCCAGGGAAGAATATCTTCTGTTGTATAAATCTTTTGCCAAAGTGGTCTTGCCAGAGCCACCCATGCCCCATATTCCCACAATTTGTACACTCTGATCAACCCTGGTAGATTGAAGTGTAGTCTTTTCAAAATCTTCCACTGTTGCGTTGAGACCTACTGGATGTTTGGCAACTTCAAATGGCACTTTCCTTATTAGATTCAATACACAATTCACAATAGTCTTCAACAGCCTTCTTTCGTCTCTGATGGGAAACATTCGGAAAATAAAATGTAAAAACGGCCATAAGCATCGATGATTATgccaaaaatatataaaaatcacacttCAACAAGAAATGCATTAAGGAGAGATTTTATAAAAAGAAGTGTAGAGGACTATAGCACTTACTCGTCACTATTAATAATGTGGCCAGAATAAAATGAAGCTTTGTGAAGTGCCATTTTCCACCG is a genomic window of Cryptomeria japonica chromosome 7, Sugi_1.0, whole genome shotgun sequence containing:
- the LOC131051888 gene encoding disease resistance protein RPV1 isoform X1 gives rise to the protein MASSFYTNHQPEAKPASAFHGIVATLPSTSAASTLPYDVFINHRGIDVKRTMASTIYHTLSNIGYQVFLDEEKLQLGDYLPVAIEEAVRKALLHIAIFSKNYAQSPWCLAELALILETGTKIIPVFYYVQPDDLRWAVKGKGKYAHSFFQHELKGRYTFEQLQRWKMALHKASFYSGHIINSDEDERRLLKTIVNCVLNLIRKVPFEVAKHPVGLNATVEDFEKTTLQSTRVDQSVQIVGIWGMGGSGKTTLAKDLYNRRYSSLERSSFLFDVRDAASKGLLHNKQIKLLDDLGIKDETLDNIEQGKGILARRLRSARVFIVLDDVDHISQLDALLPPRGSLGWGSLIIVTTREREVLTCWGISCIYKMRALNEIHAKQLFCWHAFLRPCPVEGFEKLVEKFVKVCDGLPLSLRVFGAQLYGKSNKDYWESQLQKIVRILPADVKNRLKVSYDALDYEEKEAFLDAACFFIGEEKSLAIEVWEGSKWSGLCSLETLVNRCLLEVDEMDCIKMHDHFRDLGREISSQQSPYRLWLPHQLTVNFEKHVEKRISIRGIMTTSARLQWNSLAKYMIEYRVREIATFQEELGDYSSYEELMVNRSQGISTLVPFLAGLKIIVFKGPNLNQLISEASKELLWLRWFEIGQRNLPSRPSLKSLRVLELYEVVGGDHHLEELWKDSSDAPIQLRELVISGCTEFQRLPESIGSLKHLKKIVVDGGQGGSKLLHKLKSLPREFCLLQSLEHLELRGCQLSSLPDSFGDLSNLQHLYLSGCRELRRLPASFKKLTLLRHLLLEGFYELTMESDIMEDMTKLENLSLSHCTQLEELPCHITNQASLTELLLSNTYRLRELPVNIGQLSKLRELHIESDLLTSLPTSLGDLCSLNNLTIMGCRRLECLPDSLGRLKLLENLALSSLGIKSLPKSVGQLVSLRELKISGCPVSELELGAGSSPGSLCNLEKISIERTELSKISISEGCCPSLNTLYLYHNDHLTEIQVLSSTVRHVTLACCEKVRNIRGIVELVNIQTLCIEDCPEMESEIESEMDALPSFLKSAWLRYKCKRSWWTFPTVQWVNG
- the LOC131051888 gene encoding disease resistance protein RUN1 isoform X2, which encodes MASSFYTNHQPEAKPASAFHGIVATLPSTSAASTLPYDVFINHRGIDVKRTMASTIYHTLSNIGYQVFLDEEKLQLGDYLPVAIEEAVRKALLHIAIFSKNYAQSPWCLAELALILETGTKIIPVFYYVQPDDLRWAVKGKGKYAHSFFQHELKGRYTFEQLQRWKMALHKASFYSGHIINSDEDERRLLKTIVNCVLNLIRKVPFEVAKHPVGLNATVEDFEKTTLQSTRVDQSVQIVGIWGMGGSGKTTLAKDLYNRRYSSLERSSFLFDVRDAASKGLLHNKQIKLLDDLGIKDETLDNIEQGKGILARRLRSARVFIVLDDVDHISQLDALLPPRGSLGWGSLIIVTTREREVLTCWGISCIYKMRALNEIHAKQLFCWHAFLRPCPVEGFEKLVEKFVKVCDGLPLSLRVFGAQLYGKSNKDYWESQLQKIVRILPADVKNRLKVSYDALDYEEKEAFLDAACFFIGEEKSLAIEVWEGSKWSGLCSLETLVNRCLLEVDEMDCIKMHDHFRDLGREISSQQSPYRLWLPHQLTVNFEKHVEIEYRVREIATFQEELGDYSSYEELMVNRSQGISTLVPFLAGLKIIVFKGPNLNQLISEASKELLWLRWFEIGQRNLPSRPSLKSLRVLELYEVVGGDHHLEELWKDSSDAPIQLRELVISGCTEFQRLPESIGSLKHLKKIVVDGGQGGSKLLHKLKSLPREFCLLQSLEHLELRGCQLSSLPDSFGDLSNLQHLYLSGCRELRRLPASFKKLTLLRHLLLEGFYELTMESDIMEDMTKLENLSLSHCTQLEELPCHITNQASLTELLLSNTYRLRELPVNIGQLSKLRELHIESDLLTSLPTSLGDLCSLNNLTIMGCRRLECLPDSLGRLKLLENLALSSLGIKSLPKSVGQLVSLRELKISGCPVSELELGAGSSPGSLCNLEKISIERTELSKISISEGCCPSLNTLYLYHNDHLTEIQVLSSTVRHVTLACCEKVRNIRGIVELVNIQTLCIEDCPEMESEIESEMDALPSFLKSAWLRYKCKRSWWTFPTVQWVNG